A single window of Drosophila gunungcola strain Sukarami unplaced genomic scaffold, Dgunungcola_SK_2 000089F, whole genome shotgun sequence DNA harbors:
- the LOC128265022 gene encoding RNA polymerase I-specific transcription initiation factor RRN3-like isoform X1, protein MSLYTRKTGVTSILKTFSGEDRQRAKAVAANKVRFSTPKEKGLAESVRVAVEEGNFHLVKEFTYFLREAELTDDEVLVIIKDAKRIVYNLTSDFVNIVEALLSLNWKKRSSEIIEAYTEFWIDIMVAHNRYLPVGVSKLIIHWIPGDLDASEWVNGCPSECTRSELEPIHNVLNRVLTAVPMAFDVVIDVISTKFPYFKKPAHVTAGYLYNVLWLIEYKPIFEELILKLVLQKLLVLDVNAPRDQIDVETDDGNDKTEAEEMFHIYNINADNLINARQTVKNPVVKALDICLLMLYKFLDGKCRINQNSSEQESWTANRLFKILLYLFDDVLLPSHNTHHVQFVIFYVTSIRFAYSEAFLNLLWQKVKNPNVSAIIRHSAVGYIASFLARAKFLPLSSVIFYLKELTKWAHTYIDESDEYNQTSSLKANLVFYSVCQAVFYLIAFRATDLTASSKDLLFLQSLQLSRLAMCQLNPLRYCLSPVATAFAGVTRTYQLAYCHTVLERNARRKLATVYGHDKSMPEETVETFFPFDPYLLKISNQYIEDNYMAYQSNETEDNVDRTAKNLLSRKRGDSELCEEDDFITTDKRQKHLEMSKTEELDKQFHCGP, encoded by the exons ATGTCCTTATACACGAGAAAAACAGGTGTGACATCTATTTTAAAGACGTTTTCTGGAGAGGATCGCCAACGAGCCAAAGCAGTGGCTGCCAACAAAGTTCGGTTTTCTACTCCCAAGGAAAAGGGCCTCGCAGAATCCGTGCGCGTGGCAGTCGAGGAAGGGAATTTTCATCTGGTGAAGGAGTTTACATACTTTCTCCGTGAAGCAGAACTGACC GATGACGAAGTTCTGGTCATCATAAAAGATGCAAAACGAATTGTTTACAATTTGACTTCAGATTTTGTTAACATTGTCGAGGCTTTGTTGTCCCTTAATTGGAAGAAACGAAGTTCTGAGATAATCGAAGCTTATACTGAGTTTTGGATTGATATAATGGTGGCCCACAACAGATATTTACCGGTAGGAGTATCTAAATTGATTATTCACTGGATTCCTGGTGACTTGGACGCATCTGAATGGGTTAATGGATGCCCATCGGAATGTACTCGCTCTGAATTAGAACCCATTCATAACGTACTGAATCGTGTATTAACTGCCGTGCCGATGGCTTTTGATGTAGTAATAGATGTCATATCCACTAAATTTCCATATTTCAAAAAGCCAGCCCATGTAACAGCGGGCTATCTGTATAATGTGCTCTGGCTAATCGAGTACAAGCCAATATTTGAAGAActaattttgaaattggttCTGCAAAA ACTTTTAGTATTAGATGTTAACGCTCCACGAGACCAAATCGACGTAGAAACTGACGATGGGAATGACAAAACTGAAGCTGAGGAAATGTTtcatatatacaatataaacGCCGACAATTTGATTAATGCCAGACAGACGGTGAAAAATCCTGTCGTAAAAGCCTTGGATATATGTCTCTTAATGCTGTATAAGTTCTTGGATGGCAAATGTCGCATTAACCAAAACAGCAGCGAACAAGAAAGCTGGACTGCTAATCGGTTATTTAAGATATTACTTTACTTATTTGATGATGTTCTGTTACCCAGCCATAACACCCATCATGTGCAATTCGTCATATTCTATGTGACTAGCATTCGGTTTGCATACTCGGAGGCTTTTCTTAATTTGCTTTggcaaaaagtgaaaaatccCAATGTGTCTGCAATTATTCGCCATTCTGCGGTGGGGTATATAGCTAGCTTTTTAGCCCGCGCAAAGTTTTTGCCACTTAG CTCTGTAATATTCTATTTAAAAGAGTTAACCAAGTGGGCTCATACCTACATAGACGAGTCGGATGAATATAACCAGACTTCCTCATTAAAGGCCAACTTGGTATTCTACTCTGTATGCCAAgctgtgttttatttaattgcgtTTCGGGCCACAGATTTGACTGCCAGTTCAAAAG aTTTGCTCTTTCTTCAGTCCCTTCAACTATCCCGCCTTGCTATGTGTCAATTGAATCCTCTGCGATACTGTTTATCCCCAGTTGCCACTGCCTTCGCTGGCGTAACAAGGACTTACCAGCTTGCGTATTGTCATACTGTTTTAGAACGCAACGCTAGGCGTAAGCTAGCCACAGTTTACGGTCATGACAAATCAATGCCTGAGGAGACAGTCGAAACTTTTTTTCCTTTCGATCCTTATTTGCTAAAAAT atcTAACCAGTATATTGAAGACAACTATATGGCTTACCAGAGTAATGAAACAGAAGACAATGTGGATAGGACCGCCAAAAACCTCCTTTCTCGAAAACGTGGTGACTCAGAATTGTGCGAAGAAGACGATTTTATTACAACGGATAAACGCCAGAAGCATTTGGAAATGTCTAAAACCGAAGAGCTTGACAAACAATTTCATTGCGGGCCTTAA
- the LOC128265022 gene encoding RNA polymerase I-specific transcription initiation factor RRN3-like isoform X2, translated as MFHIYNINADNLINARQTVKNPVVKALDICLLMLYKFLDGKCRINQNSSEQESWTANRLFKILLYLFDDVLLPSHNTHHVQFVIFYVTSIRFAYSEAFLNLLWQKVKNPNVSAIIRHSAVGYIASFLARAKFLPLSSVIFYLKELTKWAHTYIDESDEYNQTSSLKANLVFYSVCQAVFYLIAFRATDLTASSKDLLFLQSLQLSRLAMCQLNPLRYCLSPVATAFAGVTRTYQLAYCHTVLERNARRKLATVYGHDKSMPEETVETFFPFDPYLLKISNQYIEDNYMAYQSNETEDNVDRTAKNLLSRKRGDSELCEEDDFITTDKRQKHLEMSKTEELDKQFHCGP; from the exons ATGTTtcatatatacaatataaacGCCGACAATTTGATTAATGCCAGACAGACGGTGAAAAATCCTGTCGTAAAAGCCTTGGATATATGTCTCTTAATGCTGTATAAGTTCTTGGATGGCAAATGTCGCATTAACCAAAACAGCAGCGAACAAGAAAGCTGGACTGCTAATCGGTTATTTAAGATATTACTTTACTTATTTGATGATGTTCTGTTACCCAGCCATAACACCCATCATGTGCAATTCGTCATATTCTATGTGACTAGCATTCGGTTTGCATACTCGGAGGCTTTTCTTAATTTGCTTTggcaaaaagtgaaaaatccCAATGTGTCTGCAATTATTCGCCATTCTGCGGTGGGGTATATAGCTAGCTTTTTAGCCCGCGCAAAGTTTTTGCCACTTAG CTCTGTAATATTCTATTTAAAAGAGTTAACCAAGTGGGCTCATACCTACATAGACGAGTCGGATGAATATAACCAGACTTCCTCATTAAAGGCCAACTTGGTATTCTACTCTGTATGCCAAgctgtgttttatttaattgcgtTTCGGGCCACAGATTTGACTGCCAGTTCAAAAG aTTTGCTCTTTCTTCAGTCCCTTCAACTATCCCGCCTTGCTATGTGTCAATTGAATCCTCTGCGATACTGTTTATCCCCAGTTGCCACTGCCTTCGCTGGCGTAACAAGGACTTACCAGCTTGCGTATTGTCATACTGTTTTAGAACGCAACGCTAGGCGTAAGCTAGCCACAGTTTACGGTCATGACAAATCAATGCCTGAGGAGACAGTCGAAACTTTTTTTCCTTTCGATCCTTATTTGCTAAAAAT atcTAACCAGTATATTGAAGACAACTATATGGCTTACCAGAGTAATGAAACAGAAGACAATGTGGATAGGACCGCCAAAAACCTCCTTTCTCGAAAACGTGGTGACTCAGAATTGTGCGAAGAAGACGATTTTATTACAACGGATAAACGCCAGAAGCATTTGGAAATGTCTAAAACCGAAGAGCTTGACAAACAATTTCATTGCGGGCCTTAA